The Pyrococcus kukulkanii genome contains a region encoding:
- a CDS encoding AbrB/MazE/SpoVT family DNA-binding domain-containing protein, with product MVTVTKKYQVTIPKEVREALGIKAGDEVVFVKTKEGYVIKRLEDFVKEMADLAKDIDETIEETREGLSKIFREVHE from the coding sequence ATGGTAACCGTAACAAAGAAATACCAAGTCACTATACCCAAGGAAGTGAGAGAGGCCCTTGGAATAAAGGCTGGGGACGAAGTTGTATTCGTGAAAACAAAGGAGGGGTATGTAATTAAACGTCTCGAAGACTTCGTTAAAGAGATGGCGGATCTTGCAAAAGACATCGATGAAACTATAGAAGAAACTAGAGAAGGTCTCAGTAAAATATTCAGGGAGGTTCATGAATGA
- a CDS encoding PIN domain-containing protein: MKVVLDTNVFHNWKFLLWLKDSPYSPVTSSIAYAEYLYHQSKKLGSIEEGKSAVDTLFQSIRIEVMEFDKECAVETVRAVWGRWGFRKKCEGLYDRSASSKAECSLDNI; encoded by the coding sequence ATGAAAGTTGTTCTCGATACAAATGTTTTCCATAATTGGAAGTTCTTACTTTGGCTGAAAGATTCTCCGTATTCTCCTGTCACAAGTTCAATAGCATATGCCGAGTACCTCTACCACCAATCTAAGAAACTAGGTAGCATTGAAGAAGGAAAAAGTGCTGTTGATACACTGTTTCAGAGTATTCGCATTGAGGTCATGGAATTTGATAAAGAATGTGCCGTAGAAACTGTGAGAGCTGTCTGGGGAAGATGGGGCTTTAGAAAAAAATGCGAGGGATTATATGATAGGAGCGCTAGCAGTAAAGCTGAATGCTCCCTTGATAACATATAA